Genomic segment of Acidobacteriota bacterium:
TTTCGGCATTCTGGATGAAGAGGGAAGAGAACTGTTCAGCAACGTCTACAAGCGCTTGGGCAGGCAACTGACCTTCTACCTGAAGACGGTTGAGCCCAAGACCCTTTACACCTTTGAGCGTTCGGGGGAGTATTCGCTGGTGGTCAGCGACCTGACCCGCCGCTTCGGCAGTGCCGGGTTTCGCTACCGCCTGCTGCTGCGGCCGCAGATTCCTCACGTGGGGGAGGTGCGGACAGATACCGATCGCTTGAACTTGGTCGCCGGACAGGCCCGCAAGATTGCCGTGACCACCGACCAGGAGGAGGGGTTCTCGGGCGACATCGCCCTGTTGCTGGAGGGACTTCCCGAGGGTGTGGAGTTCTTTCCGGGCACCGAGGTGAAGGCCTACCAGGGCCCGGTGCCGGAGGACGGATTGAGGCCACGGTTTGCACCCACGAGCGAGAGCGTTATCATCGTTCTGCTGGCCGGCGCTGACGCTCCCGCCACGCCCCTGCCGGTGAAGCTGCGGCTGCTGGCTCGGCCGATTTCGGATGACGGTCCGGGCCCCGGTCTCTTGATCAAGGAGATTCCCACCATGGTGGTTCGTCCCTCGGGGGGCGCCAAGGAGAGTTGATGTTCGGAAGATATGCTCCCCAAAAAGGGCAGTGGGTTCGCCTGGGCCGGCACGGCGCCCTGGCGCTGGGGATCCTCCTGGCAGGGCAGGGAGGCGGTTCCATGCATGCCGGCGGGAGTGCGCGGCCCTTCAGCTTCCCACGGGACGTGGGAGGGATCCTTACCAAGCGTGGATGCAACAACCAGGAGTGTCATGGGAGTGTCAAGGGCCGCGGAGGGTTCAAACTTTCGGCCAACGCGCTCTATCCCCGGGACGACCATGAGTGGATCGTCCAGGGAGGCGTCTACCAGGTGCTGAGTCCGGAGCCGCTGGGGCCCCGTCACCCCAGGATCGACCTGAAGCAGCCGGAAAACAGCCTCCTGCTGACCAAGCCCACCATGGAAGAGCCCCACGGCGGAGGCGAGCGGCTGAGCCGCGACTCGGCGGACTACCGCACGCTGCTGGAATGGATCCGCTCGGGAGCCCCTTACGGTGGGGAGGAAGACCATCGAGCCAGTGAAATACGACAACTGGAAGTATCGCCCCGCCAGCCGGTGATGGGGGTGGACGAGGAACAGCAGTTCCTGGTGACGGCCACTCTGGCCGGTGGGCTTACCGAAGACGTGACCGATCAGGTGAATTTCGAGTCCAACGACCCCGAGGTGGCCGAGGTCAGCGACAGCGGCCTGGTTCGGGCCAGGCAGCCCGGTGAGGCCGCCGTCGTCATCCGCGCGGCGGGGCGGGCGGCAACCGTGGTCATCGGGGTGATTCGACAGCCCTTGTCCGGCTATCCCCAGGTGTCCCAAAGAAACTTCATCGACCGGCTGGTCTTTGCCAAGCTGAGGCGGTTGCACATCCTGCCGTCGGAGCCGTCGGGTGACCAGCAGTTCCTGAGGCGGCTCTGTCTGGATCTGACCGGGACGCTCCCTCCGCCGGAGAGAGTGAGGGAATTTTTGGCCGGCAATCGTCCCGACAAGCGCGACGAGTTGATCGAGACCCTGCTGAATTCTCCCGAGTTCCTGGACTATTGGACCTTCAGGTTCGCCGATCTCTTCCGGGTCGGGAAGTCGGTGCAGGGCTTTACCAAGTACAGCCGCCTCTACTGGGAATGGATTCGGGACGGGATTGCCCGCAACAAGCCCTACGACCAGATGGCCCGGGAGCGCATCGCGGCTCAGGGCTACGGCGGCCCGGCCCTTCACTACTATCTCATCGGCGGGGACCTCCCCTCTCCCCAGGACATGATGGGCGAGCAGGTTCGGGTCTTTCTGGGAAGGCGGCTGGACTGCGCCCAGTGCCACAACCACCCCTATGAGCCCTGGAGCCAGAATCAGTTCTGGGGCATGACCGCCTTCTACGGTCAGTTGACCCGGGTCGGGGACATCAATACGGGCACCGCACCCTACAACATCATCCTGGATGACCCCGAGGGGCACGGCGTGCTGGGAAAGGGCGGACCGGTGATGCACCCCCGCAACAAGACGGAGGTTCAGCCGGCCTTCCTCAGCGGAGAGCCGGCCGGGCAGAATGGAGCCGAGGATCCACGGGCCAGCCTGGCGGAGTGGATGACCTCACCCGACCGACCCGAGTTTGCCGAGGCCATCGTCAACCGCATCTGGGGCCATTTTTTCGGAAGGGGGATCGTGGATCCGGTGGACGATTTCAAGCTGGCCAATCCCGCCACCCATCCCGACCTGCTGGCGGCTCTGGCCCAGGATTTCAGGGCCGGCGGCTACGACCTGAGGCAACTGATGCGCAGAATCGTTCGGTCCAGGGTCTATCAGCTTTCCAGCTTCCCCAACGCCAGCAACCGGACGGACCGCACCAACTACGCCCGGGCCCACCCCCGGCCGCTGGATGCCGAGGTGTTGCTGGACGCCATTTCCCAGGTGACTGGAGTGCCGGAACGGTTTGGAACCAAGCCCGAAGGGACGCGGGCCATCAACCTGGTCTCCAGCGACATGTATCCTTCCCGCTTTCTGGAGCTCTACGGCCGGCCCAACCGGCAGATGGTGCCCCAGCGAAGGGTTGAAGCCAGCCTGGGCCAGGCCCTCCATCTTCTGGCCGGTCCCACCTACACCGGCAAGTTGTCGGGGAAGGGAAGCCGCATCGGCCGCTTGCTTGCCGCCGGGACTTCCAATGCCGAAATCGTCGAGGAATTTTATCTGGCGGCGCTTTCCCGGTTCCCGACCGCCGAGGAACTGGGGGAGCTGGAAGGCTGGATCGGGGGCCAGGATTCGCGGCTGAAGGCGGTGGAGGACCTGGTCTGGGCCCTGATCGGCTCTCGCGAATTTGCCTACGTTCATTGAGGTTCGGGTTTATACTTGATTTGAATAGTCCCATGCCTGTATCTGGAGCGATTCCATGAAATTGTCAGGCTGCTTGCAGTGCACCGGGGAAAATCTTCGGCGGCGCGATTTTCTGCGGGTCGGTTCTCTGAGTCTGCTGGGCTTCAACTTGAGCCAATTCCTGGCCCTGAAGGACTTGATGGCCAGGGCGGGGTCGCCGGGGAAGGCCAAGGCCACCTCCTGCATTCTTCTCTGGCTGGAGGGCGGACCGAGCCAGGTCGACACCTGGGATCCCAAGCGCAACAGCGGGTTCAAGGCCATCCCCACCAACGTGGCCGGCATTCAGGTGTCGGAGCTGCTGCCCCGGGTTTCCCGGCACATGGACAAGCTGTCCATCATCCGGTCCATGCACACCGAGGAAATCGACCACCCCGAGGCCACCCATTACGCCATCACCGGACACCGACCCAACCCCACCATGCAGTTTCCCAGCCTGGGATCGATCATGGCCAGGGAACTGGGCCAGCGCAACGGGATGCCCGCCTATGTCCGCCACGGCGAGCACGACGACTGGAAGGGTTACGAGCGCTATTTTGGTTCCGCTTTCATCGGACCGAAATATGCTCCCATGGTGGTCCCGGATCCCGACCGCAAGGACTTTGAGGTTCCGGATCTTTCTCTGCCCAAGGGAATCTCGGTAGAGCGCATTCAGGATCGCCGCTCGCTGCTCCGGATCGTGGACAGGTTGTGCCGCCAGAAGGAGGAGGTGGCCGAATACTCCAGGATGGACAGCTTCACCGAGCAGGCCCTCAGCCTGATCCTTTCTCCCGAGGTCAAAAAGGCTTTCGACCTCTCTCATGAAAGCGAAAAAACCAAGGATGCCTACGGCCGCCACGGCTTCGGACAGAGTGTGCTGCTGGCCCGGCGGCTGGTCGAGCACGGATGCCGGTTCGTGACGGCGGCCGGCTACAGGTACAACCAATGGGATTCGCACTCCGACAACAATGAGGGCCATCGAGACAAGCTCTGTCCTCCCTTGGACCGGGCGCTGGCGGCCTTGATGGAGGACCTGGAGCAGAGGGGCTTGCTGGAATCCACCCTGGTGCTGGTCATGGGTGAATTCGGACGCACGCCCCACATCAATCCCAACAACGGCCGGGACCATTGGCCCCATTGCTGGTCGCTGGCCTTGGGGGGCGGCGGCATACGCGGCGGACAGATCATAGGGGCCAGCGACGAGAGAGGGGCCCAGGTGGCCGAAGGCATGGTCACGGTGGGCGACCTCTATGCAACGCTTTACAAGGCCTTCGGCATCGATTGGGAGAAGACCTACATGACGCCGGTGGGTCGCCCCATCAAGATCGCCAATTCCATCGGAGACGCCACCGGAGTCCCGATCGAGGGTCTGGTATAGAGTTGCCGCTGTCCCGTTATGGGGCGTTTAAACCGGATCCCGATCCAAGACCGAAAGCGGATCAGGAGGAACCCATGAAAACGCACCGAATCGCTTGCAGTATCCTGGTTGTGGCTGCATTGGCGCTGGTCGGCTCCGTCCCGGCGTGGAGCAAAGGAAAAAAGGCCAAGCCCCGCGTCTTTATCAAGGAGAGCCAGTCCTGGGAAATGGAGGGCGGGGGGGGCGGCGGCGGTATCGGTGACGTTGGGGCCTTCGGAGGGAAATTCGGCGGAGGCGCCCGTCCTCAGACAGCCGAAATCATCAAGACCTTCCACAAACGCTGCGGTGACTGCATCGTTACCAGGAAAGAGGAACGCGCCAACTACGTGGTGATCCTGGAGCACGAGGGCGGCAAGGATCTCTTGAGAAAAGACAACAAGTTCGTGGTTTTTCGCGAGGACGGAGACGCGATCAAGAGCGGCTCGACCCGGTCGCTGGGAAATGCCGTCAAGGAGGCCTGTCGGGCTCTGATGCGTGACTGGAAGGAAAGTAGAGAGGAGAAAGAGGAATAGATCTCTCCGTTCTGTTCTTGTCTCGAAGATTCCCCCGGGCGTGAGCCCGGGTTTTTTTTGTGCCTCTGTTTCGCCTCCGCGTCGTAGCTAACGCCGCCACCCTGGTAGAGGCGTCGCCGGGAGGGGTCCGGAATCGCTCGGCCATGCCTCTGCTTTCCATCTGTAGGCATTCAGGAATACGAAATCGAGAGAGTTATTCCAGTAATTCAACACCGTCCCCGACCTTTCGCCTAGCACAACTCGCCAGCCCAAAGCTGATTCAAAAATGATCGCCAAGGCATGATTTCAATGCCGTCCTCGGTCTTCCTCGTGCGCGGTGCACGGCAGACGAGGAGACAGCGACTGTTCTGCTGCTCAGCCTTCCAGGCCCGCAGTCCTTTCATGTGGTCGCGGGTGGGGTTATCCGTCGACTTGACCTCGATGGCCAGGGTCGCGTCGCCCAGCACGAAATCCACTTCGAAGCCGGAGGAGGTGTGCCAATAGGCGATGGAAGGCTTCCCGCCTCTGTAGCCTGTGTAAGCGCGCAACTCCATGAATATGAAATGTTCGAAGGCTGCACCATATTCGAACGAGCCTGGCTTCAGAGCTCCGCGATGCGCCAGTTCGTTCACCAGTCCCACGTCGAAGAAATAGAAGCGCGGTGACTGGATGACCCGCCTTTTGGCCTGCTTACGCCACGCAGGCACCCAGCAGCCAATGAGAGTATCGACCAGGATCTCAAAGTATCCACGGACAGCCGGCGCCGAGAGACCCACTTCTCGGGCGATGCTGGCGAAGTTCACCGTCCGGCCGTTGGAGAAGGACGCAACTTCCAGAAAACGCTGAAAGGCCGGAAGATTGCGTGTGAGAGACTCCGCCAGGATTTCTTCCTTGAGGTATTCTCCTACGTAAGCCTCAATGAGAGGTGCGGGGTCGTCGGCCAGATAGTGGCTCGGCAGCAACCCGTGGTTGAGGGCTCGATCGAGCGAAAAGTCCGGTATCTCCCCACGGGTCAACGGAAACAGCTCGAGTCTCACGGCACGGCCACCCAGGAGGTTGCCACCTCCTCGGACGAGCCGGCGCGTGCTCGAACCGCACAGGATGAACCGGTACCCGTCGCGGCTGATGAGGGAATGCACTTCGTCGAGCAATTCGGGCAATTTCTGAATCTCGTCAATCAGGATCGGTCCCGATTTTCTGCCCAAGGCCAGGCATTCCTCGCGCAGCAGTCCGGGATTGGCGGACAGGCGCCGGAATTCGGACGCGAAGAGCAAATCGTAAAAGGGCGCACGTGGAAAACGTGTCCTCAACAGGGTGCTCTTTCCGGTCTGCCGAGGCCCCCATAGGAAGCAACTCTGACTCCCGGCCCGCACAAAGCTCAGGATGCGTTTGAACATGCAATTATTAAATTCTAGTTTTGATATACATGTAAATAGAAACTTGAACTTGAGATTGGAATGGATGTATTGGCGACCCTTCGGCTGGATTTTCCAGCAACTTCTTTCAGGTTCGAACCCCCACGGGCGACTGCTGTCGGAGCAGCGATCGCATTAGTCTTGCGAAAGACCGGCGACGGGGTCCACCCCCGTCCCCCACAATCCGTTTGTTGTCGGATGGCAAGTGTGTTTAAATCGCCGGACAATGTTCAACCGGCAACAGGGAGTGGCTCATGCGAATTGAACCCGTGGAAATACTGGTGCAGCGCCAGGACCGGACCGAGAGAAAAATCATCCCCATCGGATCGGTGGCGGGCGCCCGATTCTCGTCCCGGGACGTGGCCGGCATGCGCAAGGAACTCGACGCTGCGCTGGCTCGAGGCGAGTCGGGCACCAAGACCAATCCAGCCATCTTTCACATCGGCCGCTACCTGCTGACCCAGTCATCGGAGTTCGAGGTCCAGGGTCCGCTGACCGGCGGCGAGGCCGAAATCGTGGCCATTCGGGACGGAAACGAGATCCTCATCACGACGGGGAGTGACCAGTGCGACCGCGAGCTGGACCCGCTGTTTCAGGACAAGCCCAAGCAGATGTGTCCCCATCCGATCGCCCGGACGGCCTGGCCCTACAGCGAGGTGCGCGGGCATTGGGATCAGCTTCAGATTTCCAGCGAGGTGACGGTGGGAGGCCATGTGGTTTCTCTGCAGGACTCCCCGGCCTCGGCCCTGGTGGACCTGGAGTATCTTCTGGCCATGGAGGATGTGCGGTCGCTGGTCCTGCCCTCCATTCTCTATTGCGGATCGGTGTCGTTCCTGGACTCGGTGGCCCGGGCCATCCGCGACCATTCGCTTCCCGAAGAGACCAGCCACGGCGTGGGAGACTCCTTTCTGGCCCGGCTGCACGACCCTGTGCTGGGTCGAACCATTGAACACCGCTACCGGGCTGTTCCGGTCGGAGACGATCTGGCGGAACGGCGCTGACGGGCGCCTGCAGGGGAAACGCCCGTTGGGACCATATCTCCCGGAAGGAGGGTTGGGGTGAAGACCAGTTGTCGAACACTCGCCGCCATTGCGGGCCTGGCTTGGCTTGCGGTTTCCTGTTCCTCGCCCGGACCGACCGGGTCGGACGCGGAACCGCCCCTCATGGAGGTGATCACCGATCCGACGGTGATGACCCGTGAGCTGGGAGGGGTGCCGCCGCCCTCCAAGGAAACCCTGGAGAGCATGCACCGGTCGGACTACATCCTGCATGCAAAGGCGGGAAAGCTCGCCCAGGTTCCGGTCAAGAAGGTTCTGTTGCCGCATGCCCAGCCCATGACCCCGCAGGGCGGTACCTCGGTCGACCTGGGGCCGGACGGGACCGTCTACGTCCGCCAGGCCGGCAGGCTGTGCACCTCAGCCGATGGCGGTCTGACCTGGTCGGCGCGGGAGGTGAATGCTCCTTCCGGCTTTGAGATCCACCAGACCGGCCGCTGGAAGGTCTTGAGCGACGGTTCCTTCGTCTGCGTGGCGGTGGTTACCGGTAAGGACGAACGGGCGCCGGCCGAGGTGTGGACCTCGCGGGACCAGGGCCAATCCTGGAACAGGACGGCCCGGATCGACCTGGACCTGAAGATGCCGGGCACCGGCTCCCCTTACGACGAGCGCTACTGCCATCGGGGACTGGACCGGCTGCAGGACGATACCCTGCTGTGGACCATCGACGTTCGAAGCGACGCCGACCCCGAGGATGGGCTGCCCAGGCAGCACGGTCTGTTCCTGTTCCGTTCCCGCGACAAGGGCCGGACCTGGCAGGGGCCGACCTTGATGTGGGATTGGGGTTCGGAGGGGTCGGCGACCCGTCTCCCCTCGGGCCGGATCCTGGCCACCATGCGCTACCAGCGCGACAAGCATCCCCAGGATTCAGCCGAGATCGTCAAGCACATGGGGGCCTACCCCCGCACCCCGGAGAACCTCGGATTCAAGAACGTCTTCCTGGTGAACTCCACCGACGACGGCGCCACCTGGACCCGGCCGCGCATGCTGACCACGGTCTACGGTCAAACCTTCGGCTATCCGGCGGTGCAGAGCGACGGCACCGCGGTGGTGGTCCACGATACCCGCTACGGTCCGGGGCCGCCGGGAAGCCGCGCCATGGTCAGCCGGGATGAAGGCCAAACCTGGGAGGACGAAGTCTACTACCTGGACTCCACCAACTTCACCGGCAGCTACAGCGCCAGCCTGGTGCTGGAAGACGACACCATTCTGACCATTGCCGCCTCTTCGGTGGGCGGCTCCTGGGATGCGGTCCGGGACAAGACCGATCTTTACGCCATCCGCTGGAAACCGGTGAAAGACGGGCAGTCGGCTCAATAGAGGCAATCTGTTCGGAGAAAAGCCGCCGGGCCGGGCGGGCTCCTGTACAGGTGCCGTCTCAATAGTTGGTGAAAGCGCCGTCGCGGCGGCGGAAGTGGGGAGCCTCCCAGGGCAGCGGGGGATAGCGGCGGGCGGCCTCTTCATCGAACTCGATGCCCAGCCCGGGACCCTGCGGCAGCGGGAAGCCGTCTCCCTGCAGTTGAAGCTGCCGGGGGAACAGATCCCGGGGAAGGTGGGGCATCTGCCAGTTGTATTCCAGGATGGCGAAGTTGTGGACGGCCGCGCACAGGTGCACGGAGGCGGCCAGGCAGATGGACCCCTGAGGGGTGTGGGGCACGATGTCGAGATAGTGGGCCTCGGCCATGGCGGCCACCTTGCGACTGGCCGTGAAGCCGCCCACATTGCAGACGTCCAGGCGAACGTAGTTGGCCAGCCCGCGTTCGATGAAAGGAGCAAAGGGGTAGATTCCCGAAAACTCCTCTCCGATGGCGAACGGCATCGGCGTCATCGTCCTGAGAGCCGCGTAGGCATCAGGGCTCTCGGAGCGGATGGGTTCTTCCAGGAACATGAGGTCCACGTCCCGGATGCGCCGGCAGAAGGCGGCCGCCTCGGCCACGTTGAGTCGGTGGTGGTAGTCGATGGCCAGTCGGATCTCGGGTCCCACCCGTTTGCGGGCCTCCCGGATCTGGTCGGCCGTCCAATCGATGGACTCCCATGGCTCGAAGATGCTGTCCCGGTCCTGGCGGAAGTCGGGGTCTCCGGTCTCGGGGGCGAAGCGGATGGTCCTCCAGCCCCTCCTGACCAGGTCTTCGGCTTGATCGGCGTAGCTGTCGCCGGCCCCGGCCGGTCCGTCGATGTAGCAGGTGACCTGCTGGCGGGTGGCTCCCCCCAGCAATTGCCAGACGGGGGTGTTCAGGTGCTTTCCCAGGATGTCCCAGAGGGCGATGTCGATGGCGGAGGTAACGGCGGCAATGATGGTTCCGCCTTCGTAGTACTGTCCCCGGTACAGCTCCTGGTTGATGTCCTCGATGCGGCGGGGGTCCTGGCCGACAAGAAAGTGGCGCATGTGCTCGATGGCTCCGGTCATGGCCAGCTCGCGGGTGGTGGTGCCACCCTGGCCGATGCCGTGGATGCCCCGGTCGGTCTCGACTTTGACCACCAGCAGGTTTTTGCCCTGGACACCCACGAAGAAGGTCTTGATGTCGGTTATCTTCATGTCTGTTCCTTCCCGGGCCACGGCCGCGGATCGACTGGAGCGTCCATAATAGGCCAAGCGTGGTTTCAAGGGAAGAGAGGCTAACGAGGAGTTGACGCCGTGGATCTGGACAGCCGCCGATGGGATGCGCGCTACGGATGGGACCTGATCTCCGGGCATGCATCGCAGTTTCAGGATGCGGTGGTGGTCTCCTCCCCCAGCGCTATCGCCCTGGTAGAGCCTCTGCTGGTCCACCGCCCAATCCAGGTGGTGTTTCAGCGGGGCATGCGCGATTCCATCCTGGAGGAGATGCTGGCGGCTCTTCCCGAGGCGCAACGGATGCTGGCGGTCGGCGGCGGCAATGCGCTGGACGTGGGCAAGTACCTGGCCTGGAAAAAGGGCTGGCCCCTGGTCATGA
This window contains:
- a CDS encoding mandelate racemase/muconate lactonizing enzyme family protein, with the protein product MKITDIKTFFVGVQGKNLLVVKVETDRGIHGIGQGGTTTRELAMTGAIEHMRHFLVGQDPRRIEDINQELYRGQYYEGGTIIAAVTSAIDIALWDILGKHLNTPVWQLLGGATRQQVTCYIDGPAGAGDSYADQAEDLVRRGWRTIRFAPETGDPDFRQDRDSIFEPWESIDWTADQIREARKRVGPEIRLAIDYHHRLNVAEAAAFCRRIRDVDLMFLEEPIRSESPDAYAALRTMTPMPFAIGEEFSGIYPFAPFIERGLANYVRLDVCNVGGFTASRKVAAMAEAHYLDIVPHTPQGSICLAASVHLCAAVHNFAILEYNWQMPHLPRDLFPRQLQLQGDGFPLPQGPGLGIEFDEEAARRYPPLPWEAPHFRRRDGAFTNY
- a CDS encoding DUF1501 domain-containing protein, with the translated sequence MKLSGCLQCTGENLRRRDFLRVGSLSLLGFNLSQFLALKDLMARAGSPGKAKATSCILLWLEGGPSQVDTWDPKRNSGFKAIPTNVAGIQVSELLPRVSRHMDKLSIIRSMHTEEIDHPEATHYAITGHRPNPTMQFPSLGSIMARELGQRNGMPAYVRHGEHDDWKGYERYFGSAFIGPKYAPMVVPDPDRKDFEVPDLSLPKGISVERIQDRRSLLRIVDRLCRQKEEVAEYSRMDSFTEQALSLILSPEVKKAFDLSHESEKTKDAYGRHGFGQSVLLARRLVEHGCRFVTAAGYRYNQWDSHSDNNEGHRDKLCPPLDRALAALMEDLEQRGLLESTLVLVMGEFGRTPHINPNNGRDHWPHCWSLALGGGGIRGGQIIGASDERGAQVAEGMVTVGDLYATLYKAFGIDWEKTYMTPVGRPIKIANSIGDATGVPIEGLV
- a CDS encoding AAA family ATPase; translation: MFKRILSFVRAGSQSCFLWGPRQTGKSTLLRTRFPRAPFYDLLFASEFRRLSANPGLLREECLALGRKSGPILIDEIQKLPELLDEVHSLISRDGYRFILCGSSTRRLVRGGGNLLGGRAVRLELFPLTRGEIPDFSLDRALNHGLLPSHYLADDPAPLIEAYVGEYLKEEILAESLTRNLPAFQRFLEVASFSNGRTVNFASIAREVGLSAPAVRGYFEILVDTLIGCWVPAWRKQAKRRVIQSPRFYFFDVGLVNELAHRGALKPGSFEYGAAFEHFIFMELRAYTGYRGGKPSIAYWHTSSGFEVDFVLGDATLAIEVKSTDNPTRDHMKGLRAWKAEQQNSRCLLVCRAPRTRKTEDGIEIMPWRSFLNQLWAGELC
- a CDS encoding DUF1553 domain-containing protein, whose amino-acid sequence is MFGRYAPQKGQWVRLGRHGALALGILLAGQGGGSMHAGGSARPFSFPRDVGGILTKRGCNNQECHGSVKGRGGFKLSANALYPRDDHEWIVQGGVYQVLSPEPLGPRHPRIDLKQPENSLLLTKPTMEEPHGGGERLSRDSADYRTLLEWIRSGAPYGGEEDHRASEIRQLEVSPRQPVMGVDEEQQFLVTATLAGGLTEDVTDQVNFESNDPEVAEVSDSGLVRARQPGEAAVVIRAAGRAATVVIGVIRQPLSGYPQVSQRNFIDRLVFAKLRRLHILPSEPSGDQQFLRRLCLDLTGTLPPPERVREFLAGNRPDKRDELIETLLNSPEFLDYWTFRFADLFRVGKSVQGFTKYSRLYWEWIRDGIARNKPYDQMARERIAAQGYGGPALHYYLIGGDLPSPQDMMGEQVRVFLGRRLDCAQCHNHPYEPWSQNQFWGMTAFYGQLTRVGDINTGTAPYNIILDDPEGHGVLGKGGPVMHPRNKTEVQPAFLSGEPAGQNGAEDPRASLAEWMTSPDRPEFAEAIVNRIWGHFFGRGIVDPVDDFKLANPATHPDLLAALAQDFRAGGYDLRQLMRRIVRSRVYQLSSFPNASNRTDRTNYARAHPRPLDAEVLLDAISQVTGVPERFGTKPEGTRAINLVSSDMYPSRFLELYGRPNRQMVPQRRVEASLGQALHLLAGPTYTGKLSGKGSRIGRLLAAGTSNAEIVEEFYLAALSRFPTAEELGELEGWIGGQDSRLKAVEDLVWALIGSREFAYVH
- a CDS encoding DUF2848 family protein, with amino-acid sequence MRIEPVEILVQRQDRTERKIIPIGSVAGARFSSRDVAGMRKELDAALARGESGTKTNPAIFHIGRYLLTQSSEFEVQGPLTGGEAEIVAIRDGNEILITTGSDQCDRELDPLFQDKPKQMCPHPIARTAWPYSEVRGHWDQLQISSEVTVGGHVVSLQDSPASALVDLEYLLAMEDVRSLVLPSILYCGSVSFLDSVARAIRDHSLPEETSHGVGDSFLARLHDPVLGRTIEHRYRAVPVGDDLAERR
- a CDS encoding sialidase family protein gives rise to the protein MKTSCRTLAAIAGLAWLAVSCSSPGPTGSDAEPPLMEVITDPTVMTRELGGVPPPSKETLESMHRSDYILHAKAGKLAQVPVKKVLLPHAQPMTPQGGTSVDLGPDGTVYVRQAGRLCTSADGGLTWSAREVNAPSGFEIHQTGRWKVLSDGSFVCVAVVTGKDERAPAEVWTSRDQGQSWNRTARIDLDLKMPGTGSPYDERYCHRGLDRLQDDTLLWTIDVRSDADPEDGLPRQHGLFLFRSRDKGRTWQGPTLMWDWGSEGSATRLPSGRILATMRYQRDKHPQDSAEIVKHMGAYPRTPENLGFKNVFLVNSTDDGATWTRPRMLTTVYGQTFGYPAVQSDGTAVVVHDTRYGPGPPGSRAMVSRDEGQTWEDEVYYLDSTNFTGSYSASLVLEDDTILTIAASSVGGSWDAVRDKTDLYAIRWKPVKDGQSAQ